AGCCTTTCACCCCTATCCACAGCTCATCCCCTAATTTTTCAACATTAGTGGGTTCGGACCTCCAGTACCTGTTACGGCACCTTCATCCTGGCCATGGATAGATCACTTGGTTTCGGGTCTACACCCAGCAACTATCGCCCTATTCGGACTCGCTTTCGCTGCGCCTCCCCTATCGGTTAAGCTTGCTACTGAATGTAAGTCGCTGACCCATTATACAAAAGGTACGCAGTCACGGAACAAGTCCGCTCCCACTGTTTGTATGCATACGGTTTCAGGATCTATTTCACTCCCCTCCCGGGGTTCTTTTCGCCTTTCCCTCACGGTACTGGTTCACTATCGGTCGATTACGAGTATTTAGCCTTGGAGGATGGTCCCCCCATGTTCAGACAGGATTTCTCGTGTCCCGCCCTACTTGTCGTTATCCTAGTTCCACAAACGGGTTTTCGTATAAGGGGCTATCACCCTCTATGGCTGGACTTTCCATTCCATTCTACTAACGCGTCTGCTAAAAATAACAGGCTTTTCCGGGTTCGCTCGCCACTACTTCCGGAATCTCGGTTGATTTCTTTTCCTTCAGCTACTTAGATGTTTCAGTTCGCTGAGTTCGCTCTATTTATCCTATGTATTCAGATAAAAGTACCCTTGCGGGTGGGTTCCCCCATTCGGACATTCCCGGATCAAAGCTTGTTTGCCAGCTCCCCGAGACTTTACGCAGGCTACCACGTCCTTCATCGCCTGTAATCGCCAAGGCATCCACCATATGCACTTATTCGCTTGATCCTATAACGTTAAAACCTGAGCCCTTTTACGGGTCCGCTAAACAACGGTGAAGTTGCTAACTCGCCTTACTCAGTTTCGCGGCAGGGAGTAAATCTGCCAGCTATAGGTTTTCTAAAGCATTACTTCCAACAATACCAAGCAGATATTGTTGAACTTGAAATAACCGTCTTATTACCAGCCTAGTTAGAGAACTAGGCCAGAACTTAACGCGTTAAAACATTTCGATTTTGCAATCAATTACTACCCATTTTGAACACACGAATCTCATCACAAGTATTCATGTGCTCACTTTACTTCTTCCATTTTGTTAAAGATCAGACTAACGCCCTAAGACGTTAGTGATCAATGCTCATCACAAGCATTGATCACTAACTACTTACACTAATTGAATGGTGGAGGATGACGGGATCGAACCGACGACCCCCTGCTTGCAAAGCAGGTGCTCTCCCAGCTGAGCTAATCCCCCATTTGAGGCTATCTTCATGAGGAATCTGGTGGGTCTGGTTGGGCTCGAACCAACGACCCCCGCCTTATCAAGACGGTGCTCTAACCAGCTGAGCTACAGACCCTCGAAGTCTTGTCTTTGAGGACCAATCTTTTAGTGTTGCGCTATTTAAACAACCGATAAGTGTGAATGCTTGCAGCCAAGGATTTTTCTCTAGAAAGGAGGTGATCCAGCCGCACCTTCCGATACGGCTACCTTGTTACGACTTCACCCCAGTCATGAATCCCACCGTGGTAATCGTCCTCCTTGCGGTTAGACTAACTACTTCTGGTGAAACCCACTCCCATGGTGTGACGGGCGGTGTGTACAAGGCCCGGGAACGTATTCACCGCGACATGCTGATCCGCGATTACTAGCGATTCCGACTTCATGTAGTCGAGTTGCAGACTACAATCCGGACTACGATCGGCTTTCTGAGATTGGCTCCCCCTCGCGGGTTGGCAACCCTCTGTACCGACCATTGTATTACGTGTGAAGCCCTGGCCATAAGGGCCATGAGGACTTGACGTCATCCCCACCTTCCTCCGGTTTGTCACCGGCAGTCCCATTAAAGTGCCCAACTAAATGATGGCAATTAATGGCAAGGGTTGCGCTCGTTGCGGGACTTAACCCAACATCTCACGACACGAGCTGACGACAGCCATGCAGCACCTGTGTTACCGTTCTCTTTCGAGCACTAAGGAATCTCTCCCAAATTCGGTACATGTCAAGGCCAGGTAAGGTTTTTCGCGTTGCATCGAATTAATCCACATAATCCACCGCTTGTGCGGGCCCCCGTCAATTCCTTTGAGTTTTAATCTTGCGACCGTACTCCCCAGGCGGTCTACTTCACGCGTTAGCTGCGTTACTAAGAGATTTTACTCTCCCAACAACTAGTAGACATCGTTTAGGGCGTGGACTACCAGGGTATCTAATCCTGTTTGCTCCCCACGCTTTCGTGCATGAGCGTCAGTGTTAACCCAGGGGGCTGCCTTCGCCATTGGTATTCCTCCACATCTCTACGCATTTCACTGCTACACGTGGAATTCTACCCCCCTCTGCTACACTCTAGCCTTGTAGTTTCAAACGCAGTTCCTAGGTTGAGCCCAGGGATTTCACATCTGACTTACAAAACAGCCTGCGCACGCTTTACGCCCAGTAATTCCGATTAACGCTCGCACCCTACGTATTACCGCGGCTGCTGGCACGTAGTTAGCCGGTGCTTCTTATCAAGGTACCGTCATCCTCACCCCGTATTAGGAGATAAGTTTTCTTTCCTTGCGAAAGAGCTTTACAACCCGAAGGCCTTCTTCACTCACGCGGAATGGCTGGATCAGGCTTTCGCCCATTGTCCAAAATTCCCCACTGCTGCCTCCCGTAGGAGTCTGGACCGTGTCTCAGTTCCAGTGTGGCTGGTCGTCCTCTCAGACCAGCTACTGATCGTCGCCTTGGTAGGCTTTTACCCCACCAACTAGCTAATCAGATATCGGCCGCTCTATTAACGCAAGGTCCGAAGATCCCCTGCTTTCCCCCTCAGGGCGTATGCGGTATTAGCTAACCTTTCGGCTAGTTATCCCCCATTAAAAGGTACGTTCCGATATATTACTCACCCGTTCGCCACTCGCCACCAGGAGCAAGCTCCCGTGCTGCCGTTCGACTTGCATGTGTAAAGCATTCCGCCAGCGTTCAATCTGAGCCAGGATCAAACTCTTCAGTTTAAACCTAACTATTACTTAATTTTGACCCTCTTGCGAAGGTCTGTATGTCGCTTTTGCTTAATTCACTCAAATGAATCTTCAGTTCGTCGCTTTGGCTATTGCTAGCCCAAGCTTCTTACAAAGTTCATTCAAGGTGTTAAGACTTGTATCTTGAGTGCCAAGTAACGCAAACTCTCCTGTTAAACCTGCACAGCGCCCTTTAACAAGCACCGCACAAATAACATCAAGCCGTTAAATGACTGCCTCAACTACAAGCACTCACACCTATCGATTGTTCAATTTTTTAAAGAGCGGTTATTACTATTTCAAGCGTGACTTATGTCAGAACAGTTTGGTTGCGGGGACAGGATTTGAACCTGTGACCTTCGGGTTATGAGCCCGACGAGCTGCCAGACTGCTCCACCCCGCGTCCGCTTCGTTATCTAGTTAAATACCTAGCGCCGAGAAGTGAGACTATAGCAAGGAAGCTTGAATATCGTCAAGCCTAATTTGTGAATTTCATTAGGCTAAGGAGTAGATTTTCTTGCGAATTCAGAGCAAAAAACCAAAATAAATTCATTAAAATCAACCCACTTAAATAAGTTAAAAAGTAATGAATAAAAGCATCAAATTATTGCAATTGAACAAGGGCAAAACTTAATGTCTTTAATTTATCCCGGCAAAGTGCTGACGTACTTGTATCAAGTCATGCTCAGTATCAACACCCGTGGCTGGCGCATTATCTGTAATTGCAACGCTGATTTTGTAGCCATGCCATAAGGCACGTAGTTGCTCAAGAGACTCTAGCTGCTCGATATTGGCAGGCTGAAGGGTTGCGTATGTGTTGAGGAATGAAGTGCGGTAGGCATAAATGCCAATGTGTCGATAATGCTTTGCATCTACAGGTAAAGGTTGATTCCCTGCAAAAGCATCGCGTGGATATGGAATCGGCGCGCGGCTAAAGTAAAGTGCATAACCTGCTTGATCCATCACCACCTTCACCACATTAGGGTTAAGCAACACCACATGGTCATGCAGTGGATGACTTGCCGTTGCAATAGAAGCATGAGGATGTTCTTCAAGGTTGGCAGCGACTTCCCTTATCAGATCAGGATCGATTAAGGGCTCATCACCTTGCACATTCACTACAATTGCCTCATCTGGCCAACCAAAAATCTTGGCGACTTCCGCAATACGATCTGTTCCTGATGCGTGATCTTGGCGTGTCATCACAGCAGAAAATCCGCAGGCATGTACTTGATCAGCAATTGCCTGATGATCAGTGGCTACCGTCACCGAGGCTGCCCCGCTAGATAAGGCTTGTTCGAACACGCGTACCACCATCGGCTTACCAGCAATGTCGAGCATTGGCTTGGCTGGCAAACGGCTATTGCCGTAACGTGCGGGAATGACTACATGGAAGTGCAAACCTACACCTCTTCTTCAGCAGCCAATTTTCTGGCTTCGTCTTCCAGCATCACTGGAATACCATCACGTATAGGGTAAGCCAAGCGTGCAGAGCACGAAATCAACTCCTGCGCTTCCTTTTTATAAATCAATGGCCCTTTTGTGACCGGGCAGACCAATATTTGAAGTAATTTTTTATCCATAGATTCTATCCTGCTTGTTATTTACTTAAAGCCTTAAACATGGCTAGTTTACTCATAATCAACGCAGTCAGACGATCTTCCACAATCGCCTCTACTGGCAAAAACCACCAGTTATCTTTTGCAAAGGGTTGACATTTTACAGCGTCTTTTTCCGTCATCAGTATTACTTCAGCGCCTTGAATTTGCAAATCCGCCACCTTAAAAGCGTGATGATCTGAAAATACATGGCGATCAAACCGCAAACCAAGATTCTCAAGTTGCTGAAAAAAGCGTTGTGGATTACCGATGCCAACGACCGCATGTAATTTTTTTCCTGCAAAATCCTTTGCAGTAGCAAACTGTGTATCATCGGCTAAAGATTGAAACTGCTTGCCCTGCAACGACATACCAAAATGATTGGCTGCAGAATCCTGGGTAGGTTGACCACCATTAAAAATCACGGCATCCACTTTTTTCAATCGATCCACCAATTCGCGCAACGGCCCTGCAGGTAACAAATAGCCATTACCAAAACCCCGACTGGCATCAACCACAAC
This genomic window from Methyloradius palustris contains:
- the kdsB gene encoding 3-deoxy-manno-octulosonate cytidylyltransferase, producing MHFHVVIPARYGNSRLPAKPMLDIAGKPMVVRVFEQALSSGAASVTVATDHQAIADQVHACGFSAVMTRQDHASGTDRIAEVAKIFGWPDEAIVVNVQGDEPLIDPDLIREVAANLEEHPHASIATASHPLHDHVVLLNPNVVKVVMDQAGYALYFSRAPIPYPRDAFAGNQPLPVDAKHYRHIGIYAYRTSFLNTYATLQPANIEQLESLEQLRALWHGYKISVAITDNAPATGVDTEHDLIQVRQHFAGIN
- a CDS encoding Trm112 family protein; protein product: MDKKLLQILVCPVTKGPLIYKKEAQELISCSARLAYPIRDGIPVMLEDEARKLAAEEEV
- the lpxK gene encoding tetraacyldisaccharide 4'-kinase, with the protein product MATSINAWFKEALQRRWYGLSVWHVLLIPLSWIFGFLSYFRRVVYKLGLFKSYKLPVPVVVVGNINIGGTGKTPLVLWLSEQLIHAGYSPAIISRGYGASHSKISPVYADSNPGLVGDEPVLLAKRASCPVWVGGDRIAVAQKLLQVHPKCNVIISDDGLQHYRLKRDIELVVVDASRGFGNGYLLPAGPLRELVDRLKKVDAVIFNGGQPTQDSAANHFGMSLQGKQFQSLADDTQFATAKDFAGKKLHAVVGIGNPQRFFQQLENLGLRFDRHVFSDHHAFKVADLQIQGAEVILMTEKDAVKCQPFAKDNWWFLPVEAIVEDRLTALIMSKLAMFKALSK